The Daucus carota subsp. sativus chromosome 9, DH1 v3.0, whole genome shotgun sequence genome window below encodes:
- the LOC108200241 gene encoding pentatricopeptide repeat-containing protein At2g03380, mitochondrial → MNPIKLLRKNLSCLVISKKITTLSSISAPHQVSLQVLEAEQAQAQASLHSISLDPFYAMLCSCKNKPSIQRAHAFLIVHGEVGSCLYQNRLVRLYGMVGQVESARKVFDAVPDPDLGTCKVMIRWYFINDLYRGVIGFYDCMRVCVRESDNVVFSIVLKACSELRYLGVGKKVHCHVVKAGNPDSFVLNGLVDVYAKCGEVSSSRRVFDEIVDRDVICWTSMIVAYVQNGCAEQGLSVFNRMRSGLVEGNVYTFGSLVTACTKMGALHQGKWIHGYMVKYGIVLNSYLVTALVDMYSKCGSITDAHRIFDECCIIDLVSWTSMIVGYTQQGYPEQALKLFTDKKWKGILPNSVTLASVISACRQADNSKFGRLVHGFGLKLGLQDANVSSALVGMYAKCDMMEDANNLFQTISEKDVITWNSIMSGYAQNGYAYEALKLFQHMRLLNLRPDAVTLVTVLSVCASVAALHFGYALHAHSIKVGLLSCNNVYIGTALLSFYAKCGDAASARHIFDGMEEKNEFTWNAVIGGYGMQGDCSVSLTLFDDMLKDKMEPNDITFTTILSACSHAGMVDEGKRYFSLMCQKYNFRPSLEHYACMVDLLSRAGRLEEAQDFIEKMPIQPDVTVLGAFLHGCNLHSGYNLGELALGKLLEMNPNDASYYVLMSQLYASDGKWSQAYQVRELMKARELNKSAALSLVDMQNLKSELPPLRLASQA, encoded by the coding sequence ATGAATCCGATAAAATTATTACGAAAAAACCTTTCTTGCCTCGTCATTAGCAAAAAGATTACAACTTTAAGTTCAATCTCAGCACCCCATCAAGTTTCTTTACAGGTTCTTGAAGCTGAACAAGCCCAGGCCCAAGCTTCACTTCATTCTATTTCTTTAGACCCCTTTTATGCAATGCTGTGTTCTTGCAAGAATAAACCTAGTATTCAAAGAGCCCACGCGTTTCTGATTGTTCATGGTGAAGTGGGTTCTTGTTTATATCAGAATAGATTGGTTAGGTTGTATGGAATGGTTGGTCAAGTTGAGAGCGCACGTAAGGTGTTTGATGCAGTGCCTGACCCAGATCTTGGTACTTGTAAAGTGATGATTAGGTGGTATTTTATTAATGATTTGTATAGGGGTGTTATTGGGTTTTATGATTGTATGAGGGTGTGTGTGAGGGAGAGTGATAATGTTGTTTTCTCGATTGTGTTGAAGGCGTGTAGTGAGCTGCGGTATTTGGGGGTTGGGAAGAAGGTGCATTGTCATGTTGTGAAGGCGGGGAATCCGGATAGTTTTGTGTTGAATGGGCTGGTGGATGTGTATGCTAAGTGCGGGGAGGTGAGTTCGTCTCGTAGGGTGTTTGATGAGATTGTGGATAGGGATGTGATTTGTTGGACTTCGATGATTGTTGCGTATGTGCAAAATGGTTGTGCCGAGCAGGGGTTGAGTGTGTTTAATAGGATGAGAAGTGGGTTGGTTGAAGGGAATGTGTATACTTTTGGAAGTTTGGTAACGGCGTGTACGAAGATGGGAGCTTTGCACCAGGGAAAGTGGATTCATGGGTATATGGTTAAGTATGGAATTGTTCTTAATTCCTATTTGGTCACTGCTCTTGTTGACATGTACAGCAAATGCGGGTCCATCACCGATGCTCATAGAATTTTCGATGAGTGTTGTATAATAGATCTCGTCTCGTGGACATCAATGATTGTCGGGTACACGCAACAAGGCTACCCTGAACAGGCACTGAAGTTGTTTACAGACAAGAAATGGAAAGGCATTTTACCTAATTCAGTAACCCTTGCTTCTGTAATTTCAGCCTGTAGGCAAGCCGACAATTCTAAATTTGGCAGATTGGTGCATGGTTTTGGGCTTAAGCTTGGTTTACAAGATGCAAATGTGTCAAGTGCTCTCGTGGGGATGTATGCAAAATGTGATATGATGGAAGatgcaaataatttatttcagacAATTTCAGAAAAAGATGTGATTACCTGGAATTCAATTATGTCTGGTTATGCACAAAATGGATATGCTTATGAAGCTCTAAAACTGTTTCAGCATATGAGATTATTAAATTTGAGGCCAGATGCAGTCACACTAGTGACTGTCCTCTCAGTTTGTGCTTCTGTTGCTGCTCTTCACTTTGGCTATGCTCTTCATGCTCACTCCATTAAAGTAGGATTGTTGTCATGTAACAATGTCTATATTGGAACTGCACTATTAAGCTTTTACGCAAAATGTGGAGATGCAGCATCTGCTCGTCACATATTTGATGGGATGGAAGAGAAAAATGAGTTTACTTGGAATGCTGTGATCGGTGGTTATGGAATGCAAGGAGACTGTAGTGTTTCTCTCACTCTTTTCGATGATATGCTGAAGGACAAAATGGAGCCCAATGATATCACGTTCACTACTATATTGTCTGCCTGTAGCCATGCAGGGATGGTTGACGAAGGGAAGAGGTATTTCAGTTTGATGTGCCAGAAATACAACTTTAGGCCCTCTTTGGAACATTATGCATGTATGGTTGATTTACTGTCTCGGGCTGGAAGGCTTGAAGAAGCCCAGGATTTCATTGAGAAAATGCCAATTCAACCTGATGTCACTGTTCTTGGAGCGTTTCTTCATGGGTGCAATCTCCATTCAGGGTATAACCTTGGAGAGTTGGCTTTAGGAAAATTGCTGGAGATGAATCCCAATGATGCTAGTTATTACGTGCTTATGTCACAATTATATGCTTCAGACGGAAAATGGAGTCAGGCCTATCAGGTAAGAGAGCTGATGAAGGCAAGGGAGTTGAACAAGTCCGCTGCTTTGAGCTTAGTAGATATGCAGAATCTTAAAAGTGAGCTTCCTCCTCTGAGATTAGCATCTCAAGCTTAA
- the LOC108202057 gene encoding uncharacterized protein LOC108202057 — MYSDSAEYPAAVAAAVYAITIRDSSMDTQDRDDPASRILTTIRSRSEGTNVNIQENVVATVPSSGRSPTANKRFNSIAAVESENSEPKKTGVSNLWINKNQTFADKNVYNSGTGNLDSTFLRTEYQSAETDAWEKAEMAKITERYEVLNETILQWESKEKTAAKRKLDKKESELEKKRAKAMQHYRTKVAMIDQIAGGARTKAEENRRQEEVQVKEKAYKIRTTGKYPSSCFCF; from the exons ATGTACTCAGATAGTGCTGAGTACCCTGCTGCTGTTGCTGCAGCTGTATATGCCATTACTATTCGAGACTCGAGCATGGACACTCAAGACAGGGATGATCCGGCCTCTCGAATATTGACAACCATCAGGAGCAGATCAGAAG GCACAAATGTAAATATTCAAGAAAACGTCGTAGCTACAGTGCCATCCAGCGGAAGAAGTCCTACTGCAAACAAGCGATTTAATAGCATTGCTGCTGTAGAATCTGAAAATTCAGAGCCTAAAAAAACAGGTGTTTCTAATTTATGGATAAATAAGAATCAAACATTCGCAGATAAGAACGTGTACAATAGTGGCACTGGAAATCTCGATTCTACATTTTTAAGGACTGAGTATCAGAGTGCTGAAACAGATGCATGGGAAAAGGCTGAAATGGCTAAAATCACCGAACG GTACGAAGTGTTGAACGAGACAATTCTGCAGTGGGAGAGTAAGGAGAAAACAGCAGCCAAACGCAAACTGGATAAAAAAGAG AGTGAACTGGAGAAGAAACGAGCTAAAGCCATGCAACATTACCGCACCAAAGTGGCGATGATAGATCAGATCGCGGGTGGAGCACGAACCAAGGCAGAGGAGAATCGACGACAGGAAGAGGTTCAGGTGAAAGAGAAGGCATACAAAATCCGAACAACAGGAAAATATCCATCTTCATGCTTCTGCTTCTGA